In Arthrobacter ramosus, one DNA window encodes the following:
- a CDS encoding GH32 C-terminal domain-containing protein, producing the protein MRRTHSGPGLTPGPNSKKRLNALVLAAVMASGSTLPLSAPAFAADNSGATATASGAAVASPLYSETYRPQFHFSPATNWMNDPNGLLYYQGEYHMFFQYNPSGDTWGNMSWGHAVSTDLVHWTQLPLAIPQDGKDMIFSGSAVIDKNNTTGFGQPGNPAMVAIYTAADKATGKQSQALAYSTDKGRTFTKYAGNPVLDIGSNNFRDPKVFWYEAGHEWLMSAVLSDQHKVTFYSSPDLKTWKHLSDFGPAGATGGVWECPDLFPLPDPANPGKQKWVLTVNLNPGGIAGGSGVQYFTGSFDGTTFTSDDKPYVAPAGTPLDSFETGSFGSWTATGTAFGTAPAAGTLPNQQAVSGFPGNYLVNSFNGGDGSTGTLSSQTFTISKPHLNFLVGGGNHPYVPNTVPFGTLPTGQVFNDFSGTTYGPGWTATGSFVNSGPSTESLPNQLGPKVLDTYAPAGDPGTGTITSPTFTVNSPYIDLQVAGGNHPAGQANPTAVNLIIGGQVVATTTGPNSPDLTWTNWDVSKYQGQQAQIQVVDQNDGSTGGWGHLMVGDIVFAGAAAKPWDTQTSVNLVVDGKVVRSSTGQDSESLDWNSWDLSDLQGKTGHIEISDNNTGGWGHILADQFTLSDTAAQPAIQRAHWVDYGKDNYAGVTFNDAPGGKRIMIGWMNNWDYGGSIPTSPWRSAMTVPRELSLQTVDGAPRLAQTPVNQLNELTTGPSVHEEKMSVPAGSTVLPATGKAVDITASFAAGTASSYGLKVRTGSGQETLIGYDNRSGKVYIDRTKSGAVGFSSSFPGVQTAPLTTTGGSVKLHILVDWSSVEVFADDGKIVLTDQIFPDPSSQGIEAFANGGNATLTSLDVKQMKSALPSVGPQQ; encoded by the coding sequence GTGCGCCGCACACATTCCGGTCCCGGGCTGACACCCGGACCAAACTCGAAAAAGCGTCTCAACGCCCTGGTCCTCGCCGCCGTGATGGCCTCGGGGAGCACGCTTCCGCTGTCCGCACCGGCTTTCGCTGCGGACAACTCCGGGGCGACAGCAACTGCCTCGGGAGCGGCCGTAGCTTCCCCGCTCTATTCCGAGACATACCGGCCTCAGTTCCACTTCAGCCCGGCAACGAACTGGATGAACGATCCGAACGGTCTGCTCTACTACCAGGGCGAGTACCACATGTTCTTCCAGTACAACCCTTCCGGGGATACCTGGGGCAACATGTCTTGGGGCCACGCCGTCAGCACCGACCTGGTGCACTGGACCCAGCTACCGCTGGCCATTCCGCAGGATGGGAAAGACATGATCTTCTCCGGCAGCGCGGTCATCGACAAGAACAACACCACAGGCTTCGGACAGCCGGGCAACCCTGCCATGGTGGCCATCTACACGGCGGCCGATAAAGCCACAGGCAAGCAGTCCCAGGCTCTCGCCTACAGCACGGACAAAGGCCGGACCTTCACCAAGTACGCCGGGAACCCTGTCCTGGATATCGGCTCGAACAATTTCAGGGACCCGAAGGTGTTCTGGTACGAGGCCGGGCATGAGTGGCTGATGTCAGCCGTGCTGTCTGACCAGCACAAGGTGACTTTCTACAGTTCTCCTGACCTGAAAACGTGGAAGCATCTGAGTGATTTCGGACCTGCTGGTGCCACCGGCGGCGTCTGGGAGTGCCCGGATCTGTTCCCCTTGCCGGACCCGGCCAATCCCGGGAAACAGAAGTGGGTACTGACGGTCAACCTCAACCCCGGCGGGATCGCGGGGGGTTCGGGCGTGCAGTATTTCACGGGAAGTTTCGACGGTACGACGTTCACCTCCGATGACAAACCCTACGTCGCCCCGGCGGGAACCCCTCTGGACAGCTTCGAGACCGGCAGCTTCGGGAGCTGGACAGCCACCGGCACCGCGTTCGGCACCGCGCCCGCCGCCGGCACGCTGCCCAACCAGCAGGCCGTCTCCGGATTCCCGGGCAACTACCTGGTCAACAGCTTCAACGGCGGCGACGGGTCGACCGGGACGCTGAGCTCGCAGACATTCACGATCAGCAAGCCCCACCTGAACTTCCTCGTCGGCGGCGGCAACCACCCCTACGTACCCAACACGGTACCGTTCGGCACCCTGCCGACCGGTCAGGTCTTCAACGACTTCTCAGGGACCACCTACGGTCCCGGGTGGACCGCCACCGGATCCTTCGTCAACTCCGGCCCGTCGACAGAGAGCCTTCCTAACCAGCTCGGCCCGAAGGTGCTGGACACCTATGCGCCCGCTGGAGATCCCGGCACGGGCACCATCACCTCGCCGACGTTCACGGTCAACAGCCCGTACATCGATCTCCAGGTCGCCGGCGGGAACCACCCCGCGGGCCAGGCGAACCCGACCGCGGTCAACCTGATCATCGGCGGACAGGTCGTCGCGACCACCACCGGCCCAAACAGCCCCGACCTGACGTGGACGAACTGGGACGTGAGCAAGTACCAGGGCCAGCAGGCACAGATCCAGGTCGTGGACCAGAACGACGGGTCCACCGGCGGATGGGGCCACCTCATGGTGGGCGACATCGTCTTCGCCGGGGCAGCAGCCAAGCCCTGGGACACGCAGACCTCCGTCAACCTCGTGGTGGACGGAAAAGTCGTGCGAAGCTCCACTGGACAGGACAGCGAAAGCCTGGACTGGAACAGCTGGGACCTCAGCGACCTTCAAGGAAAAACCGGGCACATCGAAATCAGCGACAACAACACAGGGGGCTGGGGGCATATCCTCGCCGACCAGTTCACTCTCTCAGACACCGCTGCACAACCGGCAATCCAGCGCGCACACTGGGTCGATTACGGCAAGGACAACTACGCCGGAGTCACTTTCAACGACGCCCCCGGCGGCAAACGGATCATGATCGGCTGGATGAACAACTGGGACTATGGAGGATCCATTCCCACTTCACCGTGGCGCAGCGCAATGACCGTCCCCCGGGAGCTGTCCCTCCAAACCGTCGACGGTGCACCCCGCCTGGCGCAGACACCAGTCAATCAGCTCAACGAACTCACCACAGGGCCGTCCGTCCACGAGGAGAAAATGTCCGTGCCCGCCGGAAGCACCGTCCTGCCGGCCACAGGGAAAGCGGTCGACATCACCGCGTCCTTCGCTGCCGGTACTGCCAGCTCCTATGGACTGAAGGTCCGCACCGGGTCCGGCCAGGAAACTCTCATCGGTTATGACAATAGGTCCGGAAAGGTCTACATCGACCGGACCAAGTCCGGCGCCGTAGGATTCAGCTCCAGCTTCCCGGGAGTCCAGACCGCGCCGCTAACCACAACTGGAGGATCGGTCAAACTTCATATCCTGGTCGACTGGTCCTCGGTCGAAGTCTTCGCGGACGACGGGAAAATCGTCCTGACAGACCAGATCTTCCCGGACCCGTCCAGCCAAGGAATCGAAGCTTTCGCCAACGGAGGAAACGCTACCCTCACCTCCCTGGACGTCAAGCAGATGAAGTCAGCCTTGCCATCAGTTGGCCCCCAGCAATAA
- a CDS encoding LacI family DNA-binding transcriptional regulator — MAKTTTPQKATAVRQRGVTMSDVARHAGVSRTAVSFVLSNRENASISEETRTRINDAVQALGYRPNAGARALASQRSDWYGLVTEIVTAPFAVDIIKGAQDQAWLDHRFLLIAPSDQADAVGPNQGLEDAATEKLLEQRVEGLLYAATYHRGVHVPESAHEVPTVLINCFDADGKLPSIVPDERAGGRVAVERLLRAGHSRIGVINLDPHIPAAVGRLKGAREALAGAGLELDPELVVSGHATADGGYEAACEILDRYPKDQRPTALFCLNDRMAMGAYDAIKERGLTIPGDIAVIGFDNQELIAAYLRPKLTTVALPFEKMGALGVQTLAALTAGQPITADQQLVDCPLLERSSV; from the coding sequence ATGGCGAAAACCACGACCCCCCAGAAAGCCACGGCTGTGCGGCAGCGGGGTGTCACCATGAGTGATGTCGCCCGGCACGCCGGGGTCTCCCGTACAGCGGTCTCGTTCGTGCTGAGCAACCGCGAAAACGCCAGCATTTCTGAGGAAACGCGCACCCGCATCAACGACGCCGTGCAGGCTTTGGGTTACCGCCCGAACGCCGGAGCACGCGCACTGGCTTCCCAGCGCAGTGATTGGTACGGACTCGTCACCGAGATCGTGACGGCCCCGTTTGCGGTGGACATCATCAAGGGCGCCCAGGACCAGGCGTGGCTTGACCACCGGTTCCTGCTCATCGCGCCTTCCGACCAGGCCGATGCCGTAGGACCCAATCAAGGCCTGGAAGATGCAGCAACGGAAAAGCTGCTGGAACAACGAGTGGAAGGACTTTTGTACGCGGCAACCTACCACCGCGGTGTGCATGTTCCGGAAAGCGCCCACGAGGTTCCCACCGTCCTGATCAATTGTTTCGACGCGGACGGGAAGCTGCCCTCGATCGTCCCGGACGAGCGCGCGGGCGGCAGAGTCGCCGTCGAACGTTTGCTCCGGGCCGGCCACAGCAGGATCGGAGTCATCAACCTGGACCCGCACATTCCCGCGGCCGTCGGACGGTTGAAGGGTGCCCGCGAAGCACTCGCCGGCGCCGGGCTCGAACTGGATCCGGAGCTGGTGGTGTCCGGGCATGCGACGGCGGATGGAGGCTACGAGGCGGCCTGCGAAATCCTGGACCGCTATCCGAAAGATCAAAGGCCAACCGCCCTGTTCTGCCTCAATGACCGCATGGCGATGGGCGCTTACGACGCCATCAAGGAACGGGGACTGACCATCCCCGGAGACATCGCCGTGATCGGCTTCGACAACCAGGAACTGATTGCGGCCTACCTCAGGCCAAAGCTGACCACGGTTGCGTTGCCCTTCGAAAAAATGGGCGCACTGGGAGTCCAGACGCTCGCAGCTCTCACAGCAGGACAGCCGATCACTGCCGACCAGCAATTGGTCGACTGTCCGCTGCTAGAACGCTCTTCGGTCTGA
- a CDS encoding ABC transporter substrate-binding protein, translating to MTQPRFLRSARIAAAGLAVGAMLLTGCAATVNKSAGTDAGANANAFLTIPREDMSTFDRNFNPFAPTVNPMVQQAIYEPLMVFNPAKGNTVPWLGASWDAAKDGKSVAFTLRDGVKWSDGQPFVADDVAYTFQLQKKLKGGFEYLDSVTPAGTDKVTFTFNKPWSPALYEIGQLPILPKHIWSSIADPAKDTNANPVGTGPYTQVDSFQSQSFVLKKNPNYWQPDKQKIAGIKMLAMSGNDAANLASVNGDVDWSTQFIPNIEKTFIAKDKDHRHFWFPPTGAMINWQLNTSKAPFNDATVRKALSMAVDRDQVTKIGMSGYATPADCTGLSGNYASWKNADVANNCTWTKLNVDEANKMLDAAGYPKGTDGKRTLKDGKPFEFKISVGASSSDWLSVANVISQNLQAIGVTAKVDSPDWASVVSGYEQGTFDTGIVWSANDPSPFKYFSSTMGTSTVKPVGAKATENYHRFGDPKADDLLQQFAAAGDEAAQKGIANQLQAEYNAVAPTVPLFSGPEWGDYTDVHFTGWPTQDNPYATLSDRSPTTVLVLTTLEPRK from the coding sequence ATGACACAACCCCGATTCTTGAGGTCTGCCCGCATTGCAGCGGCCGGACTGGCTGTGGGTGCAATGCTGCTGACTGGCTGCGCTGCCACCGTCAACAAGTCCGCAGGCACCGACGCCGGAGCTAACGCGAACGCCTTCCTGACCATCCCGCGTGAGGACATGAGCACCTTCGACCGTAACTTCAACCCCTTCGCCCCCACAGTGAACCCCATGGTCCAGCAGGCCATCTACGAACCCCTGATGGTCTTCAACCCGGCCAAAGGCAACACCGTCCCCTGGCTGGGAGCCTCCTGGGACGCTGCCAAGGACGGCAAGTCCGTCGCCTTCACCCTGCGTGACGGCGTGAAGTGGTCCGACGGGCAGCCTTTCGTCGCCGATGACGTGGCCTACACCTTCCAGCTGCAGAAGAAGCTCAAGGGCGGCTTCGAGTACCTGGATTCCGTCACTCCGGCGGGCACCGACAAGGTGACATTCACCTTCAACAAGCCCTGGTCCCCCGCGCTCTATGAGATCGGGCAGCTCCCCATCCTCCCCAAGCACATCTGGTCATCCATCGCCGATCCGGCGAAGGACACCAACGCCAACCCCGTGGGAACCGGCCCCTACACCCAGGTGGACAGCTTCCAGTCCCAGTCCTTCGTGCTGAAGAAGAACCCGAACTACTGGCAGCCTGACAAGCAGAAGATCGCCGGCATCAAGATGCTGGCGATGTCCGGAAACGATGCCGCCAACCTGGCCAGCGTCAACGGCGATGTGGACTGGTCCACCCAGTTCATCCCGAACATCGAGAAGACCTTCATCGCAAAAGACAAGGACCACCGCCACTTCTGGTTCCCGCCGACGGGCGCCATGATCAACTGGCAGTTGAACACCAGCAAGGCGCCGTTCAACGACGCGACGGTCCGCAAGGCCCTGAGCATGGCGGTTGACCGTGACCAGGTCACCAAGATCGGCATGAGCGGGTACGCCACTCCGGCCGACTGCACAGGCCTCTCCGGCAACTACGCGAGCTGGAAGAACGCCGATGTGGCGAACAACTGCACTTGGACCAAGCTGAACGTCGACGAAGCGAACAAGATGCTCGACGCCGCCGGTTACCCCAAGGGCACGGACGGCAAGCGCACCCTCAAGGACGGCAAGCCTTTCGAGTTCAAGATCTCCGTGGGCGCCAGCTCCTCCGACTGGCTCTCCGTGGCCAACGTGATCTCCCAGAACCTCCAGGCCATCGGCGTGACCGCCAAGGTGGACTCCCCTGACTGGGCCTCCGTCGTCTCCGGCTACGAGCAGGGAACGTTCGACACCGGCATCGTCTGGAGCGCGAACGACCCCAGCCCGTTCAAATACTTCAGCTCCACCATGGGCACCTCCACCGTCAAGCCGGTGGGCGCCAAGGCCACCGAGAACTACCACCGTTTCGGCGATCCAAAGGCCGATGATCTCCTGCAGCAGTTCGCTGCTGCCGGCGACGAAGCCGCACAGAAGGGGATCGCGAACCAGCTTCAGGCAGAATACAACGCGGTGGCCCCGACGGTTCCGCTGTTCTCCGGCCCCGAATGGGGCGACTACACGGACGTTCACTTCACGGGATGGCCCACTCAGGACAACCCCTACGCAACGCTCTCTGACCGCTCCCCCACCACGGTCCTGGTCCTGACCACTCTGGAACCGCGCAAGTAG
- a CDS encoding ABC transporter permease — MRFILRRLGFYLIAFWASITLNFLLPRFMPGDPVSRMFARTQGKMQPEQIEALRKMLGVDTRPLWEQYVDYMHNILTGQMGVSISRFPTPVTEVIASQIGWTLLLGGTALVFAAIIGNLLGILAAWRRGGAIDSALPPLLIFIGSFPYFWLAMGALYLFGVVLGWFPIRHAFTDGLEPAFTWEFIGDVGAHLVLPALTIVLVSIGGWMLGMRNTMIATNAEDYITMAEAKGLRPGRVMLRYAARNAMLPSVTSFGMSLGFVVGGAMLTEVVFAYPGVGYQLLNAVQGLDYPLMQGLFLTITAAVLLANFLVDILYVRLDPRVRSN; from the coding sequence GTGCGCTTCATCCTGCGCCGCCTGGGTTTCTACCTGATCGCTTTCTGGGCCTCCATCACCCTGAACTTCCTGCTCCCGCGTTTCATGCCGGGAGACCCCGTCTCACGCATGTTCGCCCGTACCCAGGGCAAGATGCAGCCCGAACAGATCGAAGCCCTGCGCAAGATGCTCGGCGTGGATACGCGGCCGCTCTGGGAACAGTACGTCGACTACATGCACAACATCCTGACCGGCCAGATGGGTGTCTCCATCTCGCGTTTCCCCACCCCGGTCACCGAGGTCATCGCCAGCCAGATCGGCTGGACCCTTTTGCTGGGCGGAACCGCCCTGGTGTTCGCCGCCATCATCGGCAATCTCCTCGGCATCCTGGCCGCCTGGCGACGCGGCGGCGCGATCGACTCCGCCCTGCCGCCGCTCCTGATCTTCATTGGATCCTTCCCGTACTTCTGGCTGGCCATGGGAGCCCTGTACCTGTTCGGCGTAGTGCTGGGCTGGTTCCCGATCCGCCACGCTTTCACGGATGGACTGGAGCCCGCCTTCACCTGGGAGTTCATCGGCGACGTCGGCGCGCACCTTGTGCTCCCGGCGCTGACGATCGTCCTGGTGTCCATCGGGGGCTGGATGCTGGGCATGCGGAACACCATGATCGCCACGAACGCCGAGGACTACATCACCATGGCCGAGGCCAAGGGTCTCCGGCCGGGCCGCGTCATGCTCCGCTACGCGGCAAGGAACGCCATGCTCCCGTCGGTCACGAGCTTCGGCATGAGCCTGGGCTTCGTGGTGGGTGGTGCAATGCTCACCGAGGTGGTGTTCGCGTATCCCGGCGTCGGCTACCAACTCCTCAACGCCGTCCAAGGCCTCGACTACCCGCTTATGCAGGGCCTGTTCCTGACCATCACCGCCGCCGTGCTGCTGGCCAACTTCCTGGTGGACATCCTCTACGTCCGCCTCGACCCGCGTGTGCGCAGCAACTGA
- a CDS encoding ABC transporter permease produces the protein MTTAILKQPTEPTEPTAARKPNRSFVHGLITNKKALVGIIVMLVFIALAFLAPVLFPGDPSRITAMASLEPSPEHWLGTTAKGQDVLALTVHGSRSSLFVGLTVGFASTFIGILVGLASAYFGKFIDEALSLVTNVFLLLPGLPLLVILAAFLPPGLGTVILVLVVTGWAGSARVLRSQALSIRSKDFVAAAVVSGERAGRIMFREILPNMASIVMGTLLGCVIYGIGAQAGLEFLGLGDVSTVSWGNNLFWAGNEGALLTGSWWVFVPSGVCIALVAFALALINYAVDEVTNPRLRKIKNPKNTERSAAK, from the coding sequence ATGACAACCGCAATTCTTAAGCAGCCCACTGAGCCCACTGAGCCCACAGCTGCCCGCAAGCCCAACCGCAGTTTCGTCCACGGACTTATCACCAACAAGAAGGCCCTGGTGGGCATCATCGTGATGCTCGTGTTCATCGCGCTTGCGTTCCTGGCCCCCGTGCTGTTCCCCGGAGACCCGTCGCGGATCACCGCGATGGCCTCGCTGGAACCGTCTCCCGAGCACTGGCTCGGCACCACGGCCAAAGGTCAGGACGTGCTGGCCCTGACTGTCCATGGCTCCCGCAGTTCCCTGTTCGTCGGGTTGACTGTGGGCTTCGCATCCACCTTCATCGGCATTTTGGTGGGCCTGGCGTCGGCGTACTTCGGCAAGTTCATTGACGAAGCACTGTCCCTGGTGACCAACGTCTTCCTGCTCCTGCCCGGACTCCCGCTCCTTGTCATCCTGGCAGCTTTCCTGCCGCCGGGATTGGGAACCGTGATCCTGGTGCTCGTGGTCACCGGCTGGGCCGGGTCGGCACGTGTATTGCGCTCCCAGGCGTTGTCCATCCGCTCAAAGGACTTCGTGGCCGCGGCCGTGGTGTCCGGCGAACGGGCGGGCCGCATCATGTTCCGGGAAATCCTCCCGAACATGGCATCGATCGTCATGGGAACCCTGCTCGGCTGCGTGATTTACGGCATCGGCGCCCAGGCAGGCCTGGAATTCCTTGGCCTGGGCGACGTGAGCACCGTTTCCTGGGGCAACAACCTCTTCTGGGCCGGCAACGAGGGCGCCCTCCTGACCGGCAGCTGGTGGGTCTTCGTTCCCTCGGGTGTCTGCATCGCGCTGGTCGCGTTCGCACTGGCCCTCATCAACTATGCCGTGGACGAGGTCACTAATCCGCGGCTACGGAAGATCAAAAACCCAAAGAATACCGAAAGGAGCGCCGCCAAGTGA
- a CDS encoding ABC transporter ATP-binding protein: MTVSQVCFGSHEPVLDVKNLSVKYIGDTRSTTAVDRVSFSIGTGEVFGLAGESGCGKSTIANSIMRLLKDPAKIAGGSISFGGKDVLAMSPEELRGFRWQDVAMVFQSAMNSLNPVLTIGEQIVDIFTTHAGYSRKESLRRAGQLLELVRIDPARLKSYPHQLSGGMRQRAVIAMAVALKPSLLILDEPTTALDVVVQQEIMAQIKELQRELGFSVLFITHDMSLMVELSHRMAVMYGGRIVETAKAQDVYANPRHPYTQALMGAFPPLTGPRVPLTGLPDGVKFRNIPDLSQAAPGHFVAPVSTDASAADDTAIMEGAAR; the protein is encoded by the coding sequence GTGACAGTCTCCCAAGTTTGCTTCGGCTCCCATGAGCCCGTCCTGGACGTCAAGAACCTCAGCGTCAAGTACATCGGCGACACCCGCTCCACCACCGCCGTCGACCGTGTTTCCTTCAGCATCGGCACCGGTGAAGTGTTCGGGCTGGCGGGCGAGTCCGGCTGTGGGAAGTCCACCATCGCCAACTCGATCATGCGCCTCCTCAAGGATCCTGCGAAGATCGCCGGCGGCAGCATCTCCTTCGGCGGCAAGGATGTCCTGGCCATGAGCCCGGAGGAACTGCGGGGCTTCCGCTGGCAGGACGTCGCTATGGTCTTCCAATCGGCCATGAACTCGCTCAACCCTGTGCTCACCATCGGCGAGCAGATCGTGGACATCTTCACCACACACGCCGGCTACTCCCGCAAGGAATCCCTCCGACGCGCGGGCCAGCTGCTGGAACTTGTCAGGATCGACCCCGCTCGACTCAAGTCCTACCCGCACCAGCTTTCGGGCGGCATGCGCCAGCGTGCGGTGATCGCGATGGCCGTAGCGCTCAAGCCGTCGCTGCTGATCCTCGACGAACCCACCACGGCCCTGGACGTGGTGGTCCAGCAGGAAATCATGGCCCAAATCAAGGAACTCCAACGCGAACTGGGATTCTCCGTCCTCTTCATCACCCACGACATGTCCCTCATGGTGGAGCTCTCGCACCGCATGGCCGTGATGTACGGAGGCCGGATCGTGGAGACCGCGAAAGCCCAGGACGTCTACGCCAACCCCCGCCACCCCTACACTCAGGCCCTCATGGGTGCGTTCCCGCCGCTCACCGGTCCGCGGGTTCCGCTGACCGGACTGCCCGACGGCGTGAAGTTCCGAAACATCCCGGACCTCAGCCAAGCAGCACCCGGCCATTTCGTGGCACCGGTCAGTACCGACGCTTCAGCGGCTGATGACACCGCCATCATGGAAGGAGCCGCACGATGA
- a CDS encoding ATP-binding cassette domain-containing protein: MSHAVLSSRRPSADTEGTALEVRGLGKSFPIGGLFSRESVRALHGVDLTIGRGEIVALVGESGSGKSTLARCVARLERPSSGAILIDGVDVLKRDRFQASRAFRSQLQMVFQDPFGSLNPAHRVEHFLRRSLAIHRKGGSSETETQQRLEELMTTVGLQADMLNSYPHELSGGQRQRVAIARALAVEPQVILADEPTSMLDVSVRIGVLNLMRKLRDEQGISMLYITHDLASARYLADRTAVMFAGELVEEGESLDLLANPAHPYTQLLVSAVPDPARAGSYDPVRRAELRQAVMASTTCAFDGDPNQACSAEEPVRHGVGDPENLHWVRCHLYRPQAGAGGHALATEPTDNKASA, translated from the coding sequence ATGAGCCACGCTGTGCTGTCATCCCGGCGCCCCTCCGCCGACACAGAAGGTACGGCCCTCGAGGTCCGCGGACTAGGAAAGTCTTTCCCTATAGGTGGTTTGTTCTCCCGGGAGTCCGTCCGGGCCCTGCACGGGGTAGACCTGACCATTGGCCGCGGAGAAATCGTGGCCCTCGTGGGAGAGTCCGGGTCGGGTAAGAGCACCCTGGCCCGGTGCGTTGCCCGGCTGGAACGACCGAGCTCCGGCGCGATCCTGATCGACGGCGTCGACGTCCTCAAGCGCGACCGCTTCCAGGCATCACGCGCCTTCCGCTCCCAACTGCAGATGGTCTTCCAGGATCCCTTCGGCTCGCTGAATCCTGCCCACAGAGTGGAGCATTTCCTCCGGAGGTCGCTAGCGATCCACCGGAAGGGCGGCAGCTCCGAGACCGAGACACAGCAGCGACTCGAGGAGCTTATGACCACCGTAGGCCTGCAGGCCGACATGCTGAACTCCTACCCGCACGAGCTCTCCGGCGGGCAGCGCCAGCGAGTCGCGATCGCCCGGGCCCTCGCCGTGGAACCACAAGTCATCCTCGCTGACGAACCCACCTCCATGCTGGATGTTTCGGTCCGGATCGGCGTGCTGAACCTGATGCGCAAACTCCGCGATGAGCAGGGAATCTCCATGCTCTACATCACACACGACCTCGCTTCGGCCCGATACCTCGCGGACCGGACGGCCGTCATGTTCGCCGGTGAGCTCGTTGAAGAGGGCGAGTCCTTGGACCTCCTGGCCAACCCGGCCCACCCGTACACGCAACTGCTGGTCTCAGCCGTCCCGGATCCGGCCAGGGCGGGCTCCTACGATCCCGTCCGCCGGGCCGAGCTTCGGCAGGCTGTGATGGCTTCGACCACCTGCGCTTTCGACGGCGACCCAAACCAGGCCTGCTCGGCCGAGGAACCCGTTCGCCACGGCGTGGGCGACCCTGAAAACCTCCACTGGGTGCGCTGCCACCTCTACCGCCCGCAGGCTGGAGCCGGCGGCCACGCCCTGGCAACTGAACCTACCGACAACAAGGCCTCCGCATGA
- a CDS encoding glycoside hydrolase family 32 protein, with protein sequence MTESTHPLATVPQDELIARADADPLRPRFHFVSPAGWLNDPNGVSHWNGTYHLFYQYNPEGAFHHRIQWGHATSTDLVHWTDQPVALEPSTGPDADGCWSGVLVNDGGTPTLVYSGRLGEKELPCVAVGSADLLSWSKIPQNPVIAAPPAGVEITAYRDHCVWREGSIWRQLVGSGIRGRGGTAFLYESGDLRSWEYVGPLFIGDASQGDPADTDWTGTMWECVDLFRAGGGSLGTVRTPADAPDVLVFSAWDDGDTRHPLYWTGRYSENSFEPAGLHRLDYGGRFFYAPQSFRDQSGRRIMFGWLQEGRSNAAMVEAGWSGVMSLPRVTTLADDGTLRFAPVPEIEKLRRDHVGLPEQELVPGAPVPTWVSGNQLDLELDVQLEPGALLRLGLLGSADNGASDSSREETVIELCRTTEGGSQGTLRLDRTQSSLDPTVDVDDKSGPLPMPDGRVHLRVLVDRSAVEIFANGKPLTARVYPTLAGEHVSIAAEGTVRLLSFDAWTMAEIFGGARNLFP encoded by the coding sequence ATGACAGAATCGACGCACCCGCTCGCCACCGTCCCCCAGGACGAACTGATTGCCCGCGCCGATGCAGACCCCCTTCGGCCGCGCTTCCATTTCGTATCCCCGGCCGGTTGGCTGAACGACCCCAACGGCGTGAGCCACTGGAACGGCACCTATCACCTCTTCTACCAGTACAACCCCGAAGGCGCTTTCCACCACCGCATCCAGTGGGGCCACGCCACCAGCACCGACCTCGTCCACTGGACGGACCAGCCGGTGGCACTGGAACCGTCCACAGGTCCGGACGCCGACGGCTGCTGGTCGGGGGTGTTGGTGAACGACGGCGGCACGCCCACCTTGGTGTACTCGGGCCGGCTGGGCGAGAAGGAGTTGCCCTGCGTTGCCGTGGGCTCCGCAGACCTGCTGAGCTGGAGCAAAATTCCTCAGAACCCGGTCATCGCAGCCCCGCCGGCCGGCGTGGAGATCACGGCGTATCGCGATCACTGCGTTTGGCGCGAGGGTTCCATCTGGCGGCAGTTGGTGGGATCGGGCATTCGTGGGCGCGGCGGCACTGCGTTCCTGTACGAGTCCGGCGACCTGCGCTCCTGGGAATACGTCGGGCCGCTGTTCATCGGCGACGCCTCCCAGGGCGATCCTGCCGATACCGACTGGACCGGGACCATGTGGGAATGCGTTGACCTGTTCCGGGCAGGCGGGGGCTCGTTAGGTACGGTTCGTACTCCTGCTGACGCGCCCGACGTGCTGGTCTTTTCCGCATGGGACGACGGCGACACCAGACACCCGCTGTACTGGACCGGTCGCTATTCGGAAAACTCCTTCGAGCCTGCCGGGCTGCATCGGCTCGACTACGGAGGACGGTTCTTCTACGCGCCGCAGTCCTTCCGGGATCAGTCCGGCCGACGCATCATGTTTGGCTGGCTTCAGGAGGGCCGCAGCAATGCCGCCATGGTGGAGGCCGGATGGTCGGGCGTCATGAGCTTGCCGCGCGTCACCACCCTGGCCGATGACGGGACCCTCCGTTTCGCACCCGTGCCCGAAATCGAGAAGCTGCGCCGGGACCACGTCGGCCTGCCGGAACAGGAATTGGTGCCCGGGGCACCTGTGCCAACCTGGGTGTCCGGCAACCAACTGGACCTCGAACTGGATGTTCAGCTCGAGCCTGGTGCTCTGCTGCGGCTGGGCTTGCTTGGATCGGCTGACAATGGTGCCTCCGACAGTTCCAGGGAGGAAACAGTGATCGAGCTATGCCGGACCACCGAAGGCGGCAGCCAAGGCACACTCCGCCTCGACCGTACTCAGAGCAGCCTCGATCCAACCGTTGATGTCGACGACAAGTCCGGACCGCTCCCGATGCCCGACGGCCGGGTGCACCTACGCGTTCTGGTGGACCGGTCCGCCGTCGAGATTTTCGCCAACGGCAAGCCGCTCACCGCCCGCGTTTACCCGACCCTGGCCGGTGAGCACGTGAGCATCGCCGCCGAGGGCACCGTGAGGCTGCTCTCCTTCGATGCTTGGACCATGGCCGAGATCTTTGGAGGAGCTCGGAACCTTTTCCCCTAA